One part of the Arabidopsis thaliana chromosome 4, partial sequence genome encodes these proteins:
- the SNRK2.7 gene encoding SNF1-related protein kinase 2.7 (SNF1-related protein kinase 2.7 (SNRK2.7); CONTAINS InterPro DOMAIN/s: Protein kinase, ATP binding site (InterPro:IPR017441), Serine/threonine-protein kinase domain (InterPro:IPR002290), Serine/threonine-protein kinase-like domain (InterPro:IPR017442), Protein kinase-like domain (InterPro:IPR011009), Serine/threonine-protein kinase, active site (InterPro:IPR008271), Protein kinase, catalytic domain (InterPro:IPR000719), Calcium/calmodulin-dependent protein kinase-like (InterPro:IPR020636), Serine/threonine-protein kinase-like, plant (InterPro:IPR015740); BEST Arabidopsis thaliana protein match is: Protein kinase superfamily protein (TAIR:AT4G33950.1); Has 113721 Blast hits to 111945 proteins in 3588 species: Archae - 122; Bacteria - 13185; Metazoa - 42626; Fungi - 12251; Plants - 25423; Viruses - 494; Other Eukaryotes - 19620 (source: NCBI BLink).) translates to MERYDILRDLGSGNFGVAKLVREKANGEFYAVKYIERGLKIDEHVQREIINHRDLKHPNIIRFKEVFVTPTHLAIVMEYAAGGELFERICNAGRFSEDEGRYYFKQLISGVSYCHAMQICHRDLKLENTLLDGSPSSHLKICDFGYSKSSVLHSQPKSTVGTPAYVAPEVLSRKEYNGKIADVWSCGVTLYVMLVGAYPFEDPEDPRNIRNTIQRILSVHYTIPDYVRISSECKHLLSRIFVADPDKRITVPEIEKHPWFLKGPLVVPPEEEKCDNGVEEEEEEEEKCRQSVEEIVKIIEEARKGVNGTDNNGGLGLIDGSIDLDDIDDADIYDDVDDDEERNGDFVCAL, encoded by the exons ATGGAGAGATACGACATCTTAAGAGATCTTGGTTCCGGTAACTTTGGAGTTGCTAAGCTTGTCAGAGAAAAAGCCAACGGAGAGTTTTACGCCGTTAAATACATCGAAAGAGGCCttaag ATTGATGAACATGTTCAGAGAGAGATCATAAACCACAGAGACTTGAAGCATCCTAATATCATCAGATTTAAAGAG GTTTTTGTAACACCAACACATCTTGCCATAGTAATGGAGTATGCAGCTGGTGGTGAactttttgaaagaatttgCAATGCCGGTAGATTCAGCGAAGACGAA GGAAGATATTATTTCAAACAACTTATCTCGGGAGTTAGCTATTGTCACGCTATG CAAATATGTCACAGAGACCTTAAGCTCGAGAATACACTCTTAGACGGGAGCCCGTCGTCGCATCTtaaaatatgtgattttggATACTCCAAG TCATCAGTTTTACACTCTCAACCAAAATCCACCGTGGGAACTCCGGCTTACGTTGCTCCGGAAGTCTTGTCCCGGAAAGAATATAATGGAAAG ATTGCAGATGTGTGGTCGTGTGGGGTGACCTTATATGTAATGTTAGTTGGTGCTTATCCCTTTGAAGATCCCGAAGATCCACGGAACATTAGAAACACCATTCAG AGGATATTAAGTGTACACTACACCATACCGGATTACGTCAGGATTTCCTCCGAGTGCAAGCATCTCTTGTCTCGTATCTTTGTGGCTGACCCTGATAAG AGAATAACTGTACCGGAAATCGAAAAGCACCCGTGGTTCTTGAAGGGCCCTTTGGTTGTGCCGCCGGAGGAAGAGAAATGCGATAatggagttgaagaagaagaagaagaagaagagaagtgtCGACAGAGTGTTGAAGAGATAGTGAAGATAATAGAGGAAGCAAGAAAGGGAGTAAATGGTACGGATAATAATGGTGGATTAGGGTTAATAGATGGGAGCATTGATcttgatgatattgatgatgCTGATATttatgatgatgttgatgatgatgaggagaGAAATGGTGATTTCGTATGTGCTCTATGA
- a CDS encoding uncharacterized protein (unknown protein; LOCATED IN: endomembrane system; Has 30201 Blast hits to 17322 proteins in 780 species: Archae - 12; Bacteria - 1396; Metazoa - 17338; Fungi - 3422; Plants - 5037; Viruses - 0; Other Eukaryotes - 2996 (source: NCBI BLink).), whose protein sequence is MKRQTKFNGLQVHHLVPVLVVHVFERCHVSNGPIFNNNIDGPTVSWAHKGKLVLTVSVRMSVYKYANM, encoded by the coding sequence ATGAAGAGACAAACCAAATTTAACGGTTTGCAAGTTCACCACCTTGTTCCTGTCCTTgttgttcatgtttttgagAGATGCCACGTGTCAAATGGGCCTATATTCAACAATAATATTGACGGCCCAACAGTCTCGTGGGCCCATAAAGGTAAGTTGGTGCTGACTGTATCTGTACGTATGTCTGTATATAAATATGCTAATATGTGA
- a CDS encoding Myosin heavy chain-related protein (Myosin heavy chain-related protein; BEST Arabidopsis thaliana protein match is: Plant protein of unknown function (DUF827) (TAIR:AT5G16730.1); Has 160438 Blast hits to 85353 proteins in 3205 species: Archae - 2021; Bacteria - 26641; Metazoa - 65466; Fungi - 13044; Plants - 8368; Viruses - 589; Other Eukaryotes - 44309 (source: NCBI BLink).): MGEVDEKPSIDVASPRYSSNKVADIGTELYKMKASLENRENEVVSLKQELLKKDIFIKNLEAAEKKLLDSFKDQSRELEETKALVEESKVEIASLKEKIDTSYNSQDSSEEDEDDSSVQDFDIESLKTEMESTKESLAQAHEAAQASSLKVSELLEEMKSVKNELKSATDAEMTNEKAMDDLALALKEVATDCSQTKEKLVIVETELEAARIESQQWKDKYEEVRKDAELLKNTSERLRIEAEESLLAWNGKESVFVTCIKRGEDEKNSLLDENNRLLEALVAAENLSKKAKEENHKVRDILKQAINEANVAKEAAGIARAENSNLKDALLDKEEELQFALKEIERVKVNEAVANDNIKKLKKMLSEIEVAMEEEKQRSLNRQESMPKEVVEVVEKKIEEKEKKEEKKENKKEKKESKKEKKEHSEKKEDKEKKEQTHQNFDKRMIGKTCSFSIMKLAHHNHNHKHNKETSEEETKNANGGNHQENSDESGEGNSPSSDSYLFKGSIFDIAETPHAQMHHKRRSSCTFLEEVETINPEDLENLDGNHLEEGELNDKGAVARKKKAFIRRFGDLLVRRKSLSFSHKKESSTDSQDKQQPQTPTSPSPPLPPMSPEP; encoded by the coding sequence ATGGGAGAAGTCGATGAGAAACCGTCCATTGATGTAGCTTCTCCAAGGTATTCATCGAACAAAGTTGCGGATATTGGTACAGAGCTTTACAAAATGAAAGCTTCCCTTGAGAACAGAGAAAACGAAGTCGTTTCTTTAAAACAAGAGTTATTGAAGAAAGACATCTTCATCAAGAATCTTGAAGCTGCAGAGAAGAAACTGCTTGATTCGTTTAAAGATCAATCGAGAGAGTTAGAGGAAACCAAAGCTTTGGTAGAAGAGTCAAAGGTAGAGATTGCTTCAttaaaagagaagatagaTACATCTTACAATAGCCAAGATTCCAGcgaggaagacgaagacgatAGTTCTGTTCAGGATTTTGATATTGAGTCTTTGAAGACTGAGATGGAATCGACCAAGGAGAGTCTTGCACAGGCTCATGAGGCTGCACAAGCCTCTTCTTTAAAGGTTTCTGAATTGTTAGAAGAGATGAAATCGGTTAAGAACGAGCTTAAATCAGCGACTGATGCAGAGATGACTAACGAGAAAGCAATGGATGATTTGGCTTTAGCTTTGAAAGAGGTAGCTACTGATTGTAGCCAAACGAAAGAGAAGCTTGTGATTGTGGAAACAGAGCTCGAGGCTGCTAGGATAGAGTCTCAGCAATGGAAGGACAAGTACGAGGAAGTGAGGAAAGATGCTGAATTACTTAAGAACACGAGTGAGAGACTAAGGATTGAAGCAGAGGAATCGCTTTTGGCTTGGAATGGGAAAGAATCTGTGTTTGTGACTTGTATAAAGAGaggagaagatgagaagaattCACTTCTTGATGAGAACAATAGGTTGCTTGAGGCTCTTGTTGCTGCTGAGAATTTGAGCAAGAAGgctaaagaagagaatcataagGTTAGGGATATACTAAAACAAGCGATTAACGAAGCTAATGTTGCGAAAGAAGCAGCTGGGATTGCGAGAGCTGAGAATTCGAATTTGAAGGATGCCTTGTTGGATAAGGAAGAGGAACTGCAGTTTGCTTTGAAGGAGATTGAGAGAGTGAAGGTTAATGAAGCTGTGGCTAATGACAATAttaagaagttgaagaagatgctgTCTGAAATAGAGGTAGCTATGGaggaagagaaacagagaagcttAAACAGACAAGAGTCGATGCCAAAGGAAGTTGTAGAAGttgttgagaagaagattgaggagaaggagaagaaggaagagaagaaagagaacaagaaggagaagaaagagagcaagaaggagaagaaagaacatagcgagaagaaagaagacaaggagaagaaagagcaGACACATCAGAACTTCGATAAGAGGATGATTGGGAAAACTTGTAGTTTCAGTATCATGAAGCTAGCTCATCACAATCACAACCACAAGcacaacaaagaaacatcaGAGGAAGAGACAAAAAACGCAAACGGTGGGAATCATCAAGAGAATAGTGACGAAAGTGGTGAAGGAAACTCTCCAAGTTCAGATTCATATCTATTCAAAGGTTCGATCTTTGATATAGCAGAGACGCCACATGCACAAATGCATCACAAAAGGAGGTCTTCGTGTACGTTTTTGGAAGAAGTAGAGACGATAAATCCAGAGGATTTGGAGAATTTGGATGGGAATCATTTAGAAGAAGGAGAGTTAAATGACAAAGGAGCAGTagcaaggaagaagaaggcgTTTATACGTAGATTTGGTGATCTTCTTGTTAGGAGGAAAAGCTTAAGTTTCTCACACAAGAAAGAATCTTCCACTGATTCACAAGATAAGCAGCAACCTCAGACTCCCACGTCTCCATCTCCGCCACTACCGCCGATGTCTCCGGAGCCCTGA
- a CDS encoding Histone superfamily protein (Histone superfamily protein; FUNCTIONS IN: DNA binding; INVOLVED IN: nucleosome assembly; LOCATED IN: nucleosome; EXPRESSED IN: 25 plant structures; EXPRESSED DURING: 16 growth stages; CONTAINS InterPro DOMAIN/s: Histone H3 (InterPro:IPR000164), Histone-fold (InterPro:IPR009072), Histone core (InterPro:IPR007125); BEST Arabidopsis thaliana protein match is: Histone superfamily protein (TAIR:AT5G10980.1); Has 14600 Blast hits to 14592 proteins in 7243 species: Archae - 0; Bacteria - 0; Metazoa - 10603; Fungi - 2037; Plants - 1258; Viruses - 0; Other Eukaryotes - 702 (source: NCBI BLink).) — translation MARTKQTARKSTGGKAPRKQLATKAARKSAPTTGGVKKPHRYRPGTVALREIRKYQKSTELLIRKLPFQRLVREIAQDFKTDLRFQSHAVLALQEAAEAYLVGLFEDTNLCAIHAKRVTIMPKDIQLARRIRGERA, via the exons ATGGCTCGTACCAAGCAAACCGCTCGTAAGTCCACCGGAGGTAAAGCTCCAAGGAAGCAACTTGCTACTAAG GCTGCTCGTAAATCTGCACCAACTACTGGTGGAGTCAAGAAACCACATCGTTACCGTCCTGGAACTGTTGCTCTCCG TGAAATCCGTAAGTACCAGAAGAGTACTGAGTTGCTTATCAGGAAACTGCCATTTCAGAGGCTAGTCCGTGAGATTGCTCAAGATTTCAAGACTGATTTGCGTTTCCAGAGCCATGCTGTCTTAGCTCTCCAGGAAGCTGCAGAAGCATATCTTGTTGGTCTCTTTGAAGACACTAACCTTTGTGCCATTCATGCCAAGCGTGTGACCATAATGCCCAAAGACATTCAGCTCGCTCGTCGTATCAGAGGTGAACGCGCTTAA
- a CDS encoding Histone superfamily protein (Histone superfamily protein; FUNCTIONS IN: DNA binding; INVOLVED IN: nucleosome assembly; LOCATED IN: nucleosome; EXPRESSED IN: 25 plant structures; EXPRESSED DURING: 16 growth stages; CONTAINS InterPro DOMAIN/s: Histone H3 (InterPro:IPR000164), Histone-fold (InterPro:IPR009072), Histone core (InterPro:IPR007125); BEST Arabidopsis thaliana protein match is: Histone superfamily protein (TAIR:AT5G10980.1); Has 14638 Blast hits to 14630 proteins in 7251 species: Archae - 0; Bacteria - 0; Metazoa - 10605; Fungi - 2037; Plants - 1272; Viruses - 0; Other Eukaryotes - 724 (source: NCBI BLink).), producing MFFLLLSPRSDFTTIEFRVLSHSSLKIKMARTKQTARKSTGGKAPRKQLATKAARKSAPTTGGVKKPHRYRPGTVALREIRKYQKSTELLIRKLPFQRLVREIAQDFKTDLRFQSHAVLALQEAAEAYLVGLFEDTNLCAIHAKRVTIMPKDIQLARRIRGERA from the exons atgttttttctgTTACTGTCTCCGCGATCTGATTTTACGACAATAGAGTTTCGGGTTTTGTCCCATTCCAGTTTGAAAATAAAG ATGGCTCGTACCAAGCAAACCGCTCGTAAGTCCACCGGAGGTAAAGCTCCAAGGAAGCAACTTGCTACTAAG GCTGCTCGTAAATCTGCACCAACTACTGGTGGAGTCAAGAAACCACATCGTTACCGTCCTGGAACTGTTGCTCTCCG TGAAATCCGTAAGTACCAGAAGAGTACTGAGTTGCTTATCAGGAAACTGCCATTTCAGAGGCTAGTCCGTGAGATTGCTCAAGATTTCAAGACTGATTTGCGTTTCCAGAGCCATGCTGTCTTAGCTCTCCAGGAAGCTGCAGAAGCATATCTTGTTGGTCTCTTTGAAGACACTAACCTTTGTGCCATTCATGCCAAGCGTGTGACCATAATGCCCAAAGACATTCAGCTCGCTCGTCGTATCAGAGGTGAACGCGCTTAA
- a CDS encoding Histone superfamily protein (Histone superfamily protein; FUNCTIONS IN: DNA binding; INVOLVED IN: nucleosome assembly; LOCATED IN: nucleosome; EXPRESSED IN: 25 plant structures; EXPRESSED DURING: 17 growth stages; CONTAINS InterPro DOMAIN/s: Histone H3 (InterPro:IPR000164), Histone-fold (InterPro:IPR009072), Histone core (InterPro:IPR007125); BEST Arabidopsis thaliana protein match is: Histone superfamily protein (TAIR:AT4G40030.2); Has 14600 Blast hits to 14592 proteins in 7243 species: Archae - 0; Bacteria - 0; Metazoa - 10603; Fungi - 2037; Plants - 1258; Viruses - 0; Other Eukaryotes - 702 (source: NCBI BLink).), with protein sequence MARTKQTARKSTGGKAPRKQLATKAARKSAPTTGGVKKPHRYRPGTVALREIRKYQKSTELLIRKLPFQRLVREIAQDFKTDLRFQSHAVLALQEAAEAYLVGLFEDTNLCAIHAKRVTIMPKDIQLARRIRGERA encoded by the exons ATGGCTCGTACTAAGCAAACAGCTCGTAAGTCTACTGGAGGAAAGGCTCCTAGGAAGCAGCTTGCTACAAAG GCTGCACGTAAGTCTGCACCAACCACTGGAGGAGTCAAGAAGCCCCATCGTTACCGTCCAGGAACTGTTGCACTACG TGAAATTCGTAAGTACCAGAAGAGTACCGAGTTGCTGATCAGGAAGCTCCCTTTCCAGAGGCTAGTTCGTGAGATTGCCCAGGATTTCAAG ACTGACTTGCGTTTCCAGAGCCATGCTGTGCTTGCACTCCAGGAGGCTGCTGAAGCATACCTTGTGGGTCTCTTTGAGGACACTAACCTCTGCGCCATCCATGCCAAGCGTGTGACCATAATGCCCAAAGACATTCAGCTCGCTCGCAGGATCAGAGGAGAACGTGCTTAA
- a CDS encoding Microsomal signal peptidase 12 kDa subunit (SPC12) (Microsomal signal peptidase 12 kDa subunit (SPC12); FUNCTIONS IN: peptidase activity; INVOLVED IN: signal peptide processing; LOCATED IN: endomembrane system, integral to membrane, signal peptidase complex; CONTAINS InterPro DOMAIN/s: Microsomal signal peptidase 12kDa subunit (InterPro:IPR009542); BEST Arabidopsis thaliana protein match is: Microsomal signal peptidase 12 kDa subunit (SPC12) (TAIR:AT2G22425.2); Has 30201 Blast hits to 17322 proteins in 780 species: Archae - 12; Bacteria - 1396; Metazoa - 17338; Fungi - 3422; Plants - 5037; Viruses - 0; Other Eukaryotes - 2996 (source: NCBI BLink).), which produces MDWQGQKLAEQLMQILLLIAAVVSFVVGYTTASFRMMMLIYAGGVVLTTLITIPNWPCFNRHHLKWLDPSEAEKHPKPQVVVVSSKKKSSSKK; this is translated from the coding sequence atGGATTGGCAAGGGCAGAAATTGGCGGAGCAGTTAATGCAGATCCTGCTTCTGATCGCCGCCGTTGTGTCGTTCGTTGTTGGTTACACAACGGCGTCGTTTaggatgatgatgttgatttACGCCGGAGGTGTTGTTCTGACGACTCTGATCACAATACCTAATTGGCCTTGCTTTAATCGTCATCATCTTAAGTGGTTAGATCCAAGTGAAGCAGAGAAACATCCTAAACCtcaagttgttgttgttagctCCAAGAAGAAATCCTCCTCTAAAAAGTAG
- a CDS encoding uncharacterized protein (unknown protein; Has 30201 Blast hits to 17322 proteins in 780 species: Archae - 12; Bacteria - 1396; Metazoa - 17338; Fungi - 3422; Plants - 5037; Viruses - 0; Other Eukaryotes - 2996 (source: NCBI BLink).), which yields MLTLRPFVPVTTLKPRFSYNIPHHHHHIRLCKSPSLILRTNAQNGNDSAKESSGGGNRPVTNDDGNGSKKDQFAGFSFKWGELLNPDQDNFVAVGLAGVLTWASLQVLSQLFFISFAILVAALKYSFIAALLIFILVTLL from the coding sequence ATGCTAACTTTGAGACCTTTTGTGCCTGTAACAACATTAAAGCCTCGTTTTTCATACAACATTccgcatcatcatcatcacattcGCTTGTGCAAATCTCCTTCATTAATCTTGAGAACAAATGCTCAAAATGGCAACGACTCGGCCAAGGAGTCTTCTGGTGGCGGAAACAGACCTGTTACTAACGATGATGGTAATGGTTCCAAGAAAGACCAATTCGCTGGTTTCAGTTTCAAGTGGGGAGAGCTGTTGAATCCAGATCAAGATAACTTTGTGGCTGTTGGATTAGCTGGAGTGTTGACTTGGGCTAGCCTTCAAGTCTTGTCTCAgcttttcttcatctctttcgCCATCCTTGTCGCTGCTCTCAAGTATTCATTTATCGCTGCTCTACTCATTTTCATTCTCGTCACTCTCCTCTAG
- a CDS encoding signal transducer, putative (DUF3550/UPF0682) (FUNCTIONS IN: signal transducer activity; INVOLVED IN: biological_process unknown; LOCATED IN: cellular_component unknown; EXPRESSED IN: 22 plant structures; EXPRESSED DURING: 13 growth stages; CONTAINS InterPro DOMAIN/s: Uncharacterised conserved protein UCP013022 (InterPro:IPR016607), Regulator of G protein signalling (InterPro:IPR000342); BEST Arabidopsis thaliana protein match is: Protein of unknown function (DUF3550/UPF0682) (TAIR:AT3G03570.1); Has 30201 Blast hits to 17322 proteins in 780 species: Archae - 12; Bacteria - 1396; Metazoa - 17338; Fungi - 3422; Plants - 5037; Viruses - 0; Other Eukaryotes - 2996 (source: NCBI BLink).), protein MAGEDVSSNFRALVENADRKFARVRDLPAFGRAQSHYFQKVFKAYMKLWNYQQSHRSKLVESGLNRWEIGEIASRIGQLYFSQYMRTSEARFLLEAFVFYEAILKRSYFDEAQGKDLGARFKELRFYARFLLVSLIVDRKQMLLHLADKLRLLVDHSISNFRETNFKEWRLVVQEITRFIESDTNLTYLRPLRYCAMLDSYPASQTYLARFHAKKLFKFRDALLASYHRNEVKYAEVTLDTYRMMQCLEWEPSGSFYQKKPVEAKENGFVVDHTLTSGLIDMNLAADMADPSLPPNPRKAILYRPTVSHLLAVLAMICDELSPETVMLLYLSASGGPARENVAQPENSVGSSRTSKSKLLARASQEQKSYKSEPHSNGKLMSAEYYENHLWLGPRGGSSGSNNLYPGDLIPFTRKPLFLIIDSDTSRAFKVLGGAERGEPVAMLLSPLKPSFENPSTDDTEALNGSQFTFFLTAPLQAFCQMLGLSNTKPDPELCDEAESILSASFSEWETILLTSKVLNLVWAQVLPDPFLRRLILRFIFCRSVLTSFSRTEDDDPYLPQCHPNLPELLSSVSKPVQSSVQRLAEHLGVAKSFHFTNT, encoded by the exons ATGGCGGGTGAAGATGTTTCAAGCAATTTCCGAGCTTTGGTGGAGAACGCAGACCGGAAATTCGCAAGAGTTCGCGATCTTCCGGCGTTTGGAAGAGCACAGAGTCATTACTTCCAAAAGGTGTTCAAAGCTTATATGAAACTATGGAACTATCAGCAATCTCATAGGTCAAAGCTGGTCGAGTCCGGTTTAAACCGATGGGAAATCGGCGAGATCGCGAGCCGGATTGGTCAGCTTTACTTTAGTCAATACATGAGGACTAGTGAAGCTAGGTTTCTTCTTGaggcttttgttttctatgaaGCGATTTTGAAAAGGAGCTACTTTGATGAAGCTCAGGGGAAAGATCTTGGTGCTCGATTTAAGGAGTTACGCTTCTATGCCAGGTTTCTGCTTGTTTCGTTGATTGTTGATCGGAAACAAATGCTTTTGCACTTAGCTGACAAGCTTAGGCTTTTGGTTGATCACAGCATATCCAATTTTAGG GAGACAAACTTTAAGGAGTGGAGGCTAGTTGTGCAAGAAATCACTCGCTTTATAGAATCTGATACAAATTTAACTTATCTCAGGCCTCTACGTTACTGTGCAATGCTTGATTCATATCCAGCTTCTCAAACTTATCTTGCGCGCTTCCACGCTAAGAAATTGTTTAAGTTTCGTGATGCTCTCTTGGCAAGTTATCACCGTAATGAG GTGAAATATGCTGAAGTGACGTTGGATACGTATAGAATGATGCAGTGTTTAGAATGGGAACCCAGTGGatctttttaccaaaaaaagccTGTTGAAGCCAAGGAGAATGGGTTTGTGGTTGATCATACTTTAACTTCTGGGCTTATAGATATGAACTTGGCTGCTGATATGGCTGATCCATCATTACCTCCTAATCCTAGGAAAGCTATTCTTTATCGTCCCACAGTATCACACTTACTAGCG GTCTTGGCAATGATTTGTGATGAGCTCTCTCCAGAGACTGTGATGCTGTTATATTTGTCAGCTTCag GTGGTCCTGCTCGTGAAAATGTTGCGCAACCAGAGAACTCTGTCGGTTCAAGCAGAACATCAAAAAGCAAGCTGCTTGCCCGAGCTTCCCAAGAACAGAAAAGTTACAAGTCAGAACCTCATAGCAATGGAAAACTAATGTCGGCTGAGTACTATGAAAATCACCTCTGGTTAGGTCCTAGAGGAGGAAGCTCTG GTTCAAACAACCTTTACCCTGGTGACCTAATCCCTTTTACACGGAAACCACTTTTCTTGATCATTGATAGCGACACTAGCCGTGCATTCAAG GTTTTGGGCGGCGCAGAGAGAGGCGAGCCTGTTGCTatgcttctttctcctctGAAGCCATCATTCGAGAACCCATCTACTGATGATACGGAAGCACTAAATGGAAGTcagtttacttttttcttaacagCTCCTTTACAAGCATTCTGTCAAATGCTGGGCCTCTCAAACACCAAACCTGACCCT GAATTATGTGATGAAGCAGAGAGCATACTTTCTGCTTCCTTTTCCGAGTGGGAAACGATTCTCTTGACTTCCAAAGTCTTGAATCTTGTCTGGGCACAGGTCTTACCTGATCCATTCTTGAGACGGCTGATTCTCAG ATTCATATTCTGCCGGTCTGTACTCACTTCCTTCAGCCGCACAGAGGATGATGACCCGTATTTACCTCAATGCCACCCGAATCTCCCAGAGCTGCTCTCTTCGGTATCTAAACCGGTGCAGTCCTCAGTACAACGACTAGCTGAGCACTTGGGTGTTGCCAAATCTTTCCACTTCACCAACacataa